Sequence from the Fibrobacter sp. UWH4 genome:
CAGGCGCATTTCAACGACATTTTCGGGAGCGAGGATACCTACATGGTGATGGTGCGCGCCGACGACGTTTTTGCGCCGGAGGTGTTGCAGGCAATCGACCGGCTTTCGCGCAGGCTCGAAAGCGAGGTGCCCTACGCCGACCGCGTGGTTTCGCTGACGCGCAATTTGTCGATTCCGGTCGCAAACGACGAAGGCTTCGAGGTCATTGATCCGTTCGAGGGCGGCATTCCCGATAACCCGCAGGAGCTAGCCGAAAAACGCAAACTGATTATGACCCGCGAATCGCTGGTGAACAACATCGTCTCCGATGACGCGAAGGAGACCTGGGTGATTCTTTCGCTCAAGACTTACGAGGGCGGCATCGAATTCGGCAAGGACAGCATTGCGCCATTTGCCCGCGAAGTCATCTATTCCGACGAATTCAAGAGCGACAGATACACCTTGATGCCCACGGGCATGAGCTACACCGAGATGGAAGAAGACGAGGTGGTTTCGAGAGTGTGCGCAATGCGCATTGGAATCGGTTTTGCCGTAATGCTTTTGTGCCTTATCCTGTTCGTGCGTTCGCTGCGCGGCGTGGTGGTGCCCGCAATCGCTACCGCGGGGGGCATCGCCTCGGTGCTCGGGATTAACGGTTGGCTGGGCTTTGTCGGCGACAAGACCATGGTGGCGCTCCCGGTGCTTCTGGGAATGGCTCTTTCGGTGGGCTATTCCATCCACTACATCAATTCGTTCCGCATGCATTTTAGGCGCACGGGCAACCGTCGCGAATCCGTGATTTGCGCCGTCGAGGGGACGGGCTGGCCCATTCTCTTTACCGTCATTACTACGGTCGCATCGTTGATTTCGTTCCTGTTCGCGGGAATCCGCCCCATCCGCTGGATCGGCGGCATTTCGGCAGGCATCGTCACGATGGTTTATCTGTACGTCATCATCCTGATTCCGGTTCTCATGAGTTTCGAGAAAAATGCGAAGCCGGAACCCGAGATGGTCAAGAGCGCGGGAGCCACCAAGGCGGACATCCTCTTTGAATTTTTCGGGCGCAAGGTGTGCAGGCACAGCATTGTTATCGCAGTGATTTCGGCGGCGGTAATGTTGCTGCAGATTCCGGGAATGATGCGCATCGACGTGAACATGGACTACACCGAAACCATGGGCGAAAAGATTCCCTTCGTGGTGCGGCTCAAGGACATGCTCAGCGGAAAGCTCGGAAGCCTTTACGACTTTAACGTGATGGTGGAATTCAATGACGCGGACGCGCTCAAGGACCCCGCCAACATGAAACGCATCGAGCAACTTGAACAGAAACTCGGAACGCTCCAGCTCACGAAAATTTCGGGCGACAAGCCGCGCGTGCAATCGGTGACGCGTCTCGTGAAAGAGATGAACCGCACGCTGAACGCCGACAGTATCGAGTATTACAAGATTCCTGACGCACAGGACATGCTCACGCAATTGCTTTTCCTGTACGAGATTTCGGACCCGGAAGCGCTTTTCGAATATATGGACGAAGATTACAAGACCTCATTCATCCATATAGAACTTTCGGGCTACAACGCCAACAAAATCGTCGAGGACCTGGATTCGGCCAAAAGCTACGGCGCACATATTTTCCCCGACGCAAAAGTTTCTGTCGTGGGCGAAGTCGTGAATTACGCCGAAATGAACGGCAAGCTGGTCGGCGGGCTATTGCGCTCGTTCGGAGGGTCGTTCGTGATTATCGCCATCATGATGATTCTCGCATTCGGGAGCATCAAGGCGGGCCTTATCGGGATGATTCCAAACGTCGCGCCGGTACTCCTGATCGGCGGCATCATGGGCTATTCGGGTATGCCACTCGACATGATCACGATGATCGTAATGCCAATGATTTTGGGCATCGCCGTCGACGACACCATCCACATGAACAACCACATCAAATACGGTTACGAGCGCACGGGCAGCTACAGG
This genomic interval carries:
- a CDS encoding RND family transporter, with protein sequence MQVSRVNKVFARLGCFQVKFRWLILLITLVVTVLACLGLPQLQMSSSEEEWFDDWDQVKIDQAHFNDIFGSEDTYMVMVRADDVFAPEVLQAIDRLSRRLESEVPYADRVVSLTRNLSIPVANDEGFEVIDPFEGGIPDNPQELAEKRKLIMTRESLVNNIVSDDAKETWVILSLKTYEGGIEFGKDSIAPFAREVIYSDEFKSDRYTLMPTGMSYTEMEEDEVVSRVCAMRIGIGFAVMLLCLILFVRSLRGVVVPAIATAGGIASVLGINGWLGFVGDKTMVALPVLLGMALSVGYSIHYINSFRMHFRRTGNRRESVICAVEGTGWPILFTVITTVASLISFLFAGIRPIRWIGGISAGIVTMVYLYVIILIPVLMSFEKNAKPEPEMVKSAGATKADILFEFFGRKVCRHSIVIAVISAAVMLLQIPGMMRIDVNMDYTETMGEKIPFVVRLKDMLSGKLGSLYDFNVMVEFNDADALKDPANMKRIEQLEQKLGTLQLTKISGDKPRVQSVTRLVKEMNRTLNADSIEYYKIPDAQDMLTQLLFLYEISDPEALFEYMDEDYKTSFIHIELSGYNANKIVEDLDSAKSYGAHIFPDAKVSVVGEVVNYAEMNGKLVGGLLRSFGGSFVIIAIMMILAFGSIKAGLIGMIPNVAPVLLIGGIMGYSGMPLDMITMIVMPMILGIAVDDTIHMNNHIKYGYERTGSYRHALLLSYREIGKTMGMTTFILCAMFFVFIFSPMGALHNVGLLSIVGLGAALLADYTLTTALVYLCKPYGKG